The following are encoded in a window of Diorhabda sublineata isolate icDioSubl1.1 chromosome 5, icDioSubl1.1, whole genome shotgun sequence genomic DNA:
- the LOC130444543 gene encoding cathepsin L: MKLLLLLVAIFVGSQAVSFVDLVQEEWTAFKATHQKTYNSATEEKFRLKIFMENSHKIAKHNKLYAMGLVDYKLGLNKYADMLHHEFVQVVNGFNKTKNLLRGQDMEDSITFIPPANVKLPDSIDWRELGAVTNVKDQGQCGSCWSFSATGSLEGQHFRNTGKLVSLSEQNLVDCSGKYGNNGCNGGLMDNAFRYIKANRGIDTEASYPYKAEDEKCHYQPKFVGATDKGYVDIPSGDEESLKAAVATVGPISVAIDASRDTFHLYRDGVYSDPDCSSEMLDHGVLVVGYGTTKSGIDYWIVKNSWGPSWGLDGYIKMARNKNNACGIATQASYPVV; this comes from the exons GCAACTCACCAAAAGACTTATAACAGTGCTACAGAAGAAAAATTccgattaaaaattttcatggagAATTCACACAAAATTGCCAAGCATAATAAACTCTACGCCATGGGACTTGTTGACTACAAACTtg GTTTGAACAAATATGCTGATATGCTCCACCACGAATTCGTCCAAGTAGTAAATGGtttcaataaaactaaaaatttattaagGGGACAAGATATGGAAGATTCCATCACTTTCATACCTCCAGCTAATGTAAAATTACCCGATAGTATTGATTGGAGAGAACTAGGAGCAGTAACCAATGTTAAGGATCAAGGCCAATGTGGATCTTGTTGGAGTTTCAGTGCT accGGATCTCTTGAAGGACAACATTTTAGAAATACTGGTAAATTGGTATCTTTATCTGAACAAAACTTGGTAGATTGTTCAGGAAAAtatggcaacaatggttgtaacgGTGGACTTATGGACAATGCTTTCCGTTATATTAAAGCCAACAGAGGTATTGATACTGAAGCTTCATACCCATACAAG gCTGAAGATGAGAAATGCCACTACCAACCCAAATTTGTAGGTGCCACAGATAAGGGTTATGTTGATATTCCATCAGGTGATGAAGAATCTCTAAAAGCAGCTGTAGCAACAGTAGGTCCTATTTCTGTTGCCATTGACGCCAGTCGCGACACTTTCCATTTATACCGAGATG GTGTTTATTCTGATCCTGACTGTAGCTCAGAAATGTTAGATCATGGTGTACTTGTTGTTGGTTATGGAACTACCAAAAGTGGAATCGATTACTGGATTGTAAAGAACTCGTGGGGTCCATCTTGGGGATTAGATGGTTACATCAAAATGGCAAGGAATAAGAATAATGCTTGTGGTATTGCTACACAAGCAAGTTACCCtgttgtataa